Below is a genomic region from Argiope bruennichi chromosome 3, qqArgBrue1.1, whole genome shotgun sequence.
CGAAAAATGAACAACGCATTAACTTGCTCATAGAATAGCAAAGTgctcataaaatataaaaggaaaaagaaatgaaataatttaggattgaaatattttgtgtaatgtcggatatttcgtaatttttacaatattttaaataatttttcattcattaatgcGATAAGAAACtgtaatgcaataatttaaaaaagaaaaatcacgtTTAAAGAACGataatatatacgtatattttatttatccagttatattgcaaaaaaaacaaacaaaaaaaacaaaaacaatagtGCTTAGAAATATCTTCTTCGGCATTACATGCTAGAACAGACCATGACCGTCTCGGACAGTTTACGTCATCGCTGCCTTTCCAGTTTCTGATATCCAATAGGTTGAGGTCTCGGAATTAAGATGgaatctaaaagttgaaaataatgacttaagttcAGTACAGATGACAccaaaaaatcttaatattgaaggacatgattttaaaaatttattttttaccagatatttgaaagttttaaagtgtTTAGATCTCCTTTGTTGTGGTACTAGTATTTGGAGGAGTATTGAGAATTTTTAAGGTGATTTTCTTTAAGGAGTGGCCTACTCCTCGCTTAGCCGGCGTctttgcataggggtagcgcatattccccgtgatctgggcgtcccgggttcgaattccGGTTCGGCCATGGTTCTTCTTCATCTATGAATGTAcctccctgtaaaaaggtgttgtgcaagcgaatgggtgagtttcatcttcatatgagctagaagtcagacttctgccttcgggtgctcaggggtctttaccctcagaagctactgcaccccctttccgtggtaacgcggacacgacatcattacTCCTCGCTTAACACGATGATAAGTGCACAGGAAGACGATGATATAAAAGTCAGAGATTGCTCACTTTGTGCTGAGGGCCAAACACCTCGCAAAAGATGTCAGTGAATCTACCGGGTTATGATAAAGACAACAGTCGGCCATAGCAAATTCTGTCTATGCTGCTTCATTCAGTCCTGACAGGGTGGTCGGCTATCCACAACAAAAAGGTTTTTTCAACGATTTCAAGCCACCTAAATGGTAGCCGACCTCCTTTCCTGACAGCTTCTCCAGATTTCAGTACTTCATATTTTCTACTGGATAAATCCAATCCCCAACCTAAGGGCCGGGGTATTACTCTTAATTTGGTGCTTTACCACTGATCATTCCGGTTTGGGAGACATAGAAATATagcaaatgtaaaataataataataataaacttatcttactttttaaattaaatcacagCTATAATtgtcataaatgaaaataaaatataagcataaaCCGAGTTCTAAAACAAGCCTActcaatatgaaataataaatcaaattttcatgggttgatcattaataatgaaagaaaacagaggataaaatatttgtaataacacTTAAAGTAATTTGAATGTTATTACAATTATAAGTAGTGTTATtgtaatatatatctaaaatttatcaaaattagggAAAAGATTCTTTTGTAACTAAATGGTAttgtaaaggattttttttttgcatatatttcagaTGATATCGGAatctttgtatattaataataactatcTGAAGAAAAAAACTGACTTGCATGTTTTCTTAGGATTAATTTGTAAGTTTCTttacatctttttaatttctttttacttagttttaatctttttaagaTGTTGAGAACAAAATATGAGGATATGCCCGCCTATTAATTTCCAAATCCATCAGAGAAATTACAATTGAATCATTACAGCTTTCGTTTCAATAAAGCAGATCGCAGATTGAATCAGAAATCAATGAACCAATCTGAAATCAGAAATAGTCCAAAGTTAACTCTACggttgcagattttttttaaatcactgatTAGGTGCATCGTTTgtaaatatgttcaaatatttttaaaaagaatacccTATAATAGCATGATATAATACAAATCACCAATAGTAAAAGATAAACGTACTAGACCGCAAAATTTTATCCGGTAAAAAATAGACTGACTTCCCACTCGTGGAAATCGCTGGATAAACAGAGGGCTAAACTGACACTTCTTGTATTATCCTGAAAACtggcataaataaaatttatgtatttaaaactttagtaGATATCAactaattttttggaatattttgaaatttttttaaaccgtgtagtaaaatctctaaaataaatGCTGTTACCGACATggtaaaaagaaatgtatatatatgtgacAATATTGCAAGAAAAACATTGCCTGTAACCTAAATGCTGATTGATTCTAAAGATATCTTGAAGCAAATTTCATCATCATTGATCACGCCCCTTCTTATCGGAAGGATATGCATacactgtttcattttcttcaacATCACATAAAACGGTGCGGCTTTTATTGATTCTCAGCCCACACCGCGAGGTTATTAACTTGCATCGAAAAGCATTTCCTGGGGAAAGAGAATAATACGGGCGGTAAAAATTATTCCCGGAACTCGTAAAAGTCATGCCGCCACCCCTGGCTTCGAGTCCGGCTGATGTACCTGCGCCATCACCCCCGCCACCCGAACggatacaaaataaagaaaaagggaGGAAGGGCCAGAATGAAGGAAAGAAGGAACGTTTTCCCAGATAAATGGTGAATGTAATGAAGAAGAGGACAAAGTGTCTGGAAACAAATGGCCTGTAACGGAGGATGCCAATTACACCTTTATGGCATACCAACCAGGGGGCGATACTTGGACAGAAGAATTCTTGTTGCCGATTCACAGCACAGTTTCCTTTTCTGCCAGTTTTGTTTAGACGGAAAAGGGAAAgataaaaggagaaaaagaagaaaatgaggaaGCAAAGAAaggataggggaaaaaaaaaggaaagaaatggtAACATAAAAGTGCAAGGAAAATGGGAAGGTTTCGCGGTCGTAAGAAGTGGATATTTATCACGGGACGGTTAACCACAAAGTAGAATTCTCCGACGTCGGCGTAAATGCAAGTGCAAGGAGGAATATTGGCAAAACAATCATCTTTCACGCGTCTTCTCTTTCTGCTATTCTTTCTTTCGCTTCAGATTCGTTCTGTTTCTTCAGTTTGAGCTTTTTGTGTCCTCCCCAGCCTTTTATCGTTTTAGTTTCCTATTTCCTTTCCACGTAGCCCATTTTTCGGTAAATCGGAATTTGGCcgtcacattttaatttttattttactgcctAGGATAAAGCTTTTTCTGAGTTATTTCTAAGTTTTGGGTTTTCGATTAGGATTCAAAGAAAATGCATGCCATGCATTTTCagattgtattatattttgattaaattacagTCCATATCTTTTTAGTACATAGTTTTTTTTACCTACAATTCACTTAAGTAGATTAAATCGATCAATTAACTTAGATTTACTTTATAACTAGAATGAATAAATACTTTGATTTATTCAGTTGAAAACAGGGTTGCATTCTGTCGTTCCCATCAGATCATACAGACATTACAAAAACTACGGACAGGCTATAGAAATCTTTTTTAGTCTCATATCAATAATAACTAATAGAATATGCACAATTTTGCATATCTTTAATGGATTACATTAATGGTTCCGTTTTCTCTATGCCACactttcaaaattcttatgcTTTATTTGTTTAGTTAAGAAGCTGATGGCGATTCTGAATATGCATATAAATTGGCTAATAgagtgtattttatttattgttaatgtaatgtactttttgttatatttaaaaatattgttgaatctATCTGACATGATAGGTTcagcaaaaattctaaattcattccaaaggttaatatttcgtagctattgttgGCTGATACCATTCAAGGCGTTTACtagaataacatctttattagagagtatgcgagaaagttttaggaagaccacACCCACTGACTGTAATATAGATTTGATCTGTATTATTTGGaatacttattataattttaaccatttatcattttcttaatttttagaatcCCTATATTTTGGCGAAGGACACTGGGGTCACCCTTATTCGTCATATTTTGCATCTGCTTCGGGTTTGCAAGGGCCAGGCATTCCTCCCTATCAGCTGGATGTGACCCTGACAGTCTCTCCATCTTCCCAGGATTCCTGCTCTTCTTCACTGCCTCTAACAGGTAAAGAGGAATGCCCATCATTTTGCCCCTCccccttcttttttaaaaataattttttgtattgtgaAAAATtgcatggatatttttaaaaactaacattttccTTTCATTCTCAGGTCTAGGAGACCCCGGTGCAGGAGTTACAAGTACAAGTTCCTCATTTCCAGCACTAGCCGATTCTTCTGGATCTTTAGCCTTGAAGTCAGACCCTCTCCTAGTATCAAGGTATAACAACGCCATGGCGGCAGTGGTGGCCAATCCAGAGCTTCGCCTAACAGATCGTTTGACAGAGCTACGCCAAGGTCTCTCTAATACACCTCAACAGCCCAGCACGACAGTGGCACTTTTGCCAGGAACTAACACAACACCCCCTTACTTGTCGGTTAGTCATGCAACTGGTTATGGATTGTTATCACATCCTTACTACAACACCAGCGGTTGTACGGCTCCAGGCGTCACTGGCATGTATCTCAATCCACCTGTGGTTCATCCATCTTTGCTATACCCGCAATTGTACAACAGTGTTGCACATAACCAGCTGCATCCCTCTATTCATCTTCTCGGAGGAGCTGCTGCGAGCAGTTCAGAGATCTTGAGATCCACAGATCCACTTAGAAGTGAAGACGAAACTTTGCAATCCAGTTCCAATCCTGCTTCCAGGGTCAGCTCCACAGGGAGTGCCACGAGTATCAATGGAGGATCTGTGTCTTCTGTAAATAATCCTATAGAGAACTCTCGAGCAGACTCACCCAGGATTACTGTACCAACCACTAGTACGACCACATCGAACGGTACTGAACTGTATGGTACTTCGTCGAACGGTCACTCGGACACTGGGTTGTGGAGACCCTACTAGTGGTTGTAAGGTGTTCTCAAAGACACGCGTCGACTACGAACTTCTCTTCGTTCTTTGAAAACAATCTCGAAAAGATCGTAATGAAGTGCATTCTTTTCATCCAGATTTTGGATATTGCCACAAAGAAGcaatacaaaatttgtttaaagcatTCGAGTTTTATATTGAAACGTATCGTTACTTTACAATGATCTGCTaagtattagtataaaaattatacattccaaatcatataaaagAAGTGCAattgagttttattaaatttacatggcattttaaattttattttactttatcatatcCATCCTAGCATTTTATCATAATcataacatttcatttcatttcactttgTAACATTCACGTCatgacatttcatttcatttcattttgtgcaTTCATGTATTCTTCTGAGAAATCACTTTGCATTTTATCTAGACCGAAATCAACAGAGGAGTTCTGTGTGAGAACTTTGCATTTGGACTTAGGTGAACAGCTTTTCGAGATTGTGTTCGAAGACAGAACAATAAAACTACTAGAACTGTTGCCTCTTAAGGCTGAACTAGAAAAATAATGAGCTTTTTACAATATGAAGATTTCATGTTGCTTGTATATACTGTCTACCTATTGATCAGGTTGTTTCATTTCGCTGTAATTAAATGATGTAAGGAAATGAGTTCATTTGATGTGTGATAAAATACACCAAAGCATGGTGTATGAAGCTACTGCTTCCTAATTTAGAGTATTAAGAGGAATAGATTCTTATAAGGTACAAAATTTCTCACCAAGACTTTAGTCACATAGAGATAGCAGAACGGGTGAAATATATTCccatcataatttcaaaaagacaGCACATCTGTGCTTAAAAATTGTTCGCCTCTTAAATCAATTCAGACTACGTtgcttagaataattttatttcgacaAAAGAAGTGGTAACTATAATTAAACAGTAAAAATTCTTAGCTTTAAAatccgtttatttttttaaagttatatttgaaaTGCTATGATAAATAGTCAGTCAGTTAGCAataaattctgattattatttaacattaggAAATAagacattaataatttatgacaTAATAAACTCAAATACAAGTTTCTTCCAATAGTTCTCTGgaaattttatagatttgtaacttttttttaaatttaatcctcATGATAAATATTTAGTGTTCTATGAGTGCacgtttttattgtattatttaggCATCGTAATCATTGTGTTTTTTTCGTTTTTCGAAAACGTTCGTTTTGACAGagtgaaattttgatttccattAACAAAGCTTTTTGTTTTCTTAAGTGTTCTTGAAATGATTTTACAACATAAACTACTCAAtgcataactttttttctttgtgaaattcaaaaattgcttaTTCAGAAACTGAATGCCAGAGGATtaataagtttcaatttttttcccactaaTGTTATAAATAGCTATAGtatgtttaaaaatgtgttacCATTCCGTTATAAAAAGAACTCTAAATTTTTTAGACGATCAATATTTCAggttacaatatttttgtttattccaaATTGCGTTTTTTTGCAAACAAATTAGAGGGAACTTATAATAATATGTGTCctggtattaaatatttttgtatttcgttgaataaaaaatgaattcacattagaactttctttaatgatttgatttttatccgataactatatcaaattttgaaatagcaGCTGTTTTTTTCTAGTGTGTCAGTGACTATGTAAGTTGATTTGTAATGGAAAATGGAGGAGAAAAATTCTTGGTTAAACTATGAGTGCCAACTTTCagtgttttgtaaaaatatatataatgtaaaggaaaataaatatttcaaaatgctgcTAAGTTataagtgtatttatttattttattatctgattGTGTTTTTCAAGTTGAAGATCGTTCTCGCATTTCTCttgatgtataataataaaaaatgaactaatagAGGCaacttttacatatatattttgactctctgagcaaaatattttcaaattttgacagacatTTTAACTCATACTATTTCAGAGGCCTTACGCAAGTCTATTCATTAGCTTATGCAGAACCTTAATACTCTGTTGccttattttgtatttgaacTTTATTGGATTAAATCGAAATGAAAAGTtcttaaatttaatctaataactTGCTTCTGAATCAAAAcatgttcataaaaaaatgcaaggaTTATAAACATTACTCAACTAATTTTGAATACTGAATGATACTATAAgatttcatagtttaaaaaacatcttaatgaacttttgttttttgattcaataaaatttaaattccgaactaaaacaagaaaatataacttCGGACTAAAAAGAAATGCAGCATTTTTACGTATCCAATTATATTACAGGATAGACctgcaaagtttaaaaatagacgaaattctgaaagaaaaatgtgttattaaattttgataggcatGTTATTTTAATCGtcgaagaattttattaaaagtatgttttaaaaaaatataccccATAAAGAAAAAGTCGACAGAATATCCATCCTTAGTTACCAACAACAAAATTAACCTGGTTAAAATGCTTTCGGATACAATGGAAACaatttaaattgcattcaaactgagaaaaatatcgttttcaattataaattcttatgaatgaatcatttgaaaatatctttacaagacgattaagattaaagaaaaacaatcaaACTGGAATcattaccttaaaatttaaataatttgtgtattattttttactttcgaagttatttcaaagaaatgttaaaatttctcttatcatttaaaattaaaattggaactTACCGGACCAGTCAAAATGATTAGTCGATCTATGTAGAATCTATGTCTAAGTCGATCTATGTAGTTTTAGTGTTAAGAAATTCTCTCCGTGATGCATATAATATTATCAGCCAAagtatgtatcaaatttgttaaCTCTAAGCCTAGTGGTATTTCCTGTAAACCACAGACTTACCTTCACTTGAATGGCTAAAAGAGATTTCACTGCTTTCTGCATGGTGTTTTCCAATTCTCAAGACTTCTCATTGTGTCGGATTGATATTCAAAAGGTGAAAAATTGGCTGAGTAGAGAAGCTGTTGAACGTTGGTCTCATtataatcagaaataattaaatctttaattcagAAGTGTGAAAGTACTTCATAAGATGAAACAAAATTGTATAACATTTTGATGTGACTGTTTTGCTTCTTTGCATGCTGCAAAGTTCAAGAAGCGAATGCACTGAAATCGATGCAAAATTCGCGcccgagattctgacgaatctccacagTTTAGATCTTTTAAGCTAAaggttttttgtaaaattgtgtcgGCATTTAAACATACtatgaatgaaaaatgtaaagaattttgtgAAGTTAATTTTGGTATGAGATCTTAACatctttatttcacatttttttaccgAATCAGATAGTTTCCCAAAATGAATATTCGATTTTTCTTTGCATTACTAGGCAGCTAAACGCAAAATGCGAcacatttatgttattttaaaatacacagGTTAACAATAAAGTCGAAAATGCAATAATCTAAAGTGCCTATGCTATTGCTTAaatatgaaatccgttatttcgtgaaataattagttattcttcaaaataactgaattagacaccttaacggtaacatatacgtTTGCTTTGTTTTACCcgtatatctgaaataaaaattttctagccTATTATACACGAGCAATCTATAAACCTTAttgtataaatacatttaaaatattgtacttcATGTATATGAACTTAAAAATGTGTCGGGTGTTTTACACTTCTTAGAACCAAGAAATGATAtaacaatagttaaaattacGTTTATGTCATATATATCAAAGATAATCACAGATGTTCCAAAATTCAATGGTGAGTATAAAATTCTTAAGCATCTACAATAAATGAACGGAtgctacccccccccctccctttaaAAAGAAACTCTACATTTATGATCGAGGTATTTTTATATCGCCAAAATAAACGTTTTAATCGTCCAATTTCATATCTGcgaaaaaattagcatttatacgaaatgaaatttaatattttcacatacTTATTCAATGAAACAAGGATTCATTGCTTGTAAATTATGTAGACAAAATTCCACTTTCAAGAAGGGACAAAATAAAATGGTTTGCACAAGAAACAGTAACATCAAAAATATGCTGTGAATGAGGATTTAATGCACGCTAAATACGTCTTCTTGGCTCGAAAGTATAGTGCAAAAATTGTAGATATCATCctattgcaattcaaaataattataagcatTGCACAGTAGGTAATTTTTgcttataaagcaaaatatatcttcagaaaaaaagaactagctttcagtttttattttgcaatacaaATGTGttaggcatttttaaaaagaaagagtagttttatttcaaacagcTTTTTAACAATAACCACAACagttatcaaaataatctttcctTTTTCGATGTCCTTATAGAAAAGAACTCTTTTGAAAACATATGCTTTTAATCCACCAAAGATGTAAACCTTTTCTCGGAggtcgaaagaagaaaaaaaaagaatgttcaaGACCGGAGGTGTctaaattaattagtattatttcaaCGCGAATTAAATATGAAACTCCTTATGACTTGTCGAGCATTCAGAGAATTAGTGAGCTTAAGCATTTAAATGAATTAGAGAATGAGCTTCGGGCGAAATGGATTCGTCAAAGCTCTGAACACTGCCCGACGAGAATTTGATTACGCTTCTTAAGTAGCTTGCTAACGAAATTAAATAGCGCTCGCTAgaatagaaagaaattataaattcaaactcCATCCCTCCCGCACACCCTATCTTCagccctttttttctttttgttgccaCACACCGGCTTTTAAGAATTATCTTTAATTACAGTAAACCCCCATCTACTTTTTCACGAAAGCACTAATTTCGTTGCACATCTTGGAACGGTCCTCGATGGAATGAaggatactgaaaaaaaaaatttcattgagtaATTGCCAGGAATACAATAGACACTGCTACGAGCTTTTGTTGTCTCTGATCTGAACGCAGCATACATAcaacactaagtttttttttttcttttacttttcgaCGCCACTAATGCTTCAGCGGCGTTTTTTATTTACATCCAAAACAACGCCACATACTTGCAATTAATGGTTGACCACTTAGTTTGTGTATCTACTATCCCCTCTAAAATTAATTGCCAAGCTCTGAGCAAGCTGGGTAACCTAATTATCGCTGTGGAAGACCGCCAAACAGTCACCAGAGGGCACTGGCTGATTTATCACAGTGTTCGCTGTTGCCAGAAACTTATGTCTACATTTTAATGCCCGTcctttctgtt
It encodes:
- the LOC129962580 gene encoding runt-related transcription factor 1-like isoform X1, with product MHLPADSMNGSPVTTTTSPDRSLANDYVYPPERLLNDVLADHPNDLVKTGSPCFLCSPLPNHWRSNKTLPIAFKVVCLAEVADGTVVTIKAGNDENYSAELRNATAVVKNQVAKFNDLRFVGRSGRGKSFTLTISVSTSPPQVVTYNKAIKVTVDGPREPRRQQQQLRAYATAFGHHPPYLDPRYRDFRDWDSLRRKTEHWAIDIPRRLGHPQESLYFGEGHWGHPYSSYFASASGLQGPGIPPYQLDVTLTVSPSSQDSCSSSLPLTGLGDPGAGVTSTSSSFPALADSSGSLALKSDPLLVSRYNNAMAAVVANPELRLTDRLTELRQGLSNTPQQPSTTVALLPGTNTTPPYLSVSHATGYGLLSHPYYNTSGCTAPGVTGMYLNPPVVHPSLLYPQLYNSVAHNQLHPSIHLLGGAAASSSEILRSTDPLRSEDETLQSSSNPASRVSSTGSATSINGGSVSSVNNPIENSRADSPRITVPTTSTTTSNGTELYGTSSNGHSDTGLWRPY
- the LOC129962580 gene encoding uncharacterized protein LOC129962580 isoform X2, whose translation is MAAVVANPELRLTDRLTELRQGLSNTPQQPSTTVALLPGTNTTPPYLSVSHATGYGLLSHPYYNTSGCTAPGVTGMYLNPPVVHPSLLYPQLYNSVAHNQLHPSIHLLGGAAASSSEILRSTDPLRSEDETLQSSSNPASRVSSTGSATSINGGSVSSVNNPIENSRADSPRITVPTTSTTTSNGTELYGTSSNGHSDTGLWRPY